From one Dysidea avara chromosome 9, odDysAvar1.4, whole genome shotgun sequence genomic stretch:
- the LOC136266742 gene encoding uncharacterized protein yields the protein MHYFIIIVIKGSASKSEQGSSSGLNVIPIAGGISGIAVLVLVVIVIIIVVVVRRKRRSRSILSLTAAAAAQATDNKTYQLELKLKRGDTVQNTHYAIPAVAKQENIYDNPEYSTINTYNKPADDHPTNSYVNLQQGNDHVYDVPKVKKTSTSSLSLMHRKESKSRYERLSTVEEPRDDP from the exons atgcattattttataattatagTCATTAAGGGATCTGCATCTAAATCTGAACAG GGAAGCAGTAGTGGATTAAATGTCATACCAATAGCTGGTGGTATTTCAGGCATTGCTG TTTTAGTTTTGGTGGTTATTGTAATAATCATAGTTGTTGTGGtgagaagaaaacgaagaagtAGGAGTATTTTAAGCCTaactgcagcagcagcagctcaAGCAACTGATAACAAAACTTACCAGTTAGAACTGAAACTGAAGAGAGGTGACACTGTTCAAAATACACATTATGCCATACCAGCAGTTGCTAAACAAGAAAATATTTACGATAATCCTGAATATTCCACCATCAACACTTACAATAAGCCTGCTGATGACCATCCTACTAACTCTTATGTAAATCTGCAACAAGGAAATGATCATGTGTATGATGTCCCTAAAGTTAAAAAAACCAGTACATCCAGCTTGTCTTTAATGCATCGTAAAGAGAGCAAGAGCAGATATGAGCGATTATCAACTGTTGAAGAACCTAGAGATGACCCTTAG